The window AGTGCGGACATGAGCAGAATCGGGATGGCATTCGCCGCGATCGCCCTCGCCGCCCTGGTCAGCGGCTGCGGTGACACTCCGCACGAGCCCACAGGCCCCCACTCGGCCCCCTCCGACGCGCGGAGCACCCACAACGAGCAGGACCTCACCTTCGCCACCGACATGATCGCCCACCACACCCAGGCGATCGACATGGCGAAACTGGTGCCGTCGCGGTCCACGGACCCCAAGATGCTGAAACTGGCAGGCAGCGTCGAGCAGGCGCAGACCCCGGAGATCGAGAAGATGCGGGAGTGGCTCAGCGAGTGGGGCGCACCCACCGCGGGCCACGGAGAGGCCCATCCATCCATGCCGGGGATGATGACGTCCGAGGAACTGGACGCGCTCCGAGCACTGACCGGCGCTGACTTCGACCGTCGGTGGCTGGAAATGATGATCCGGCACCACCAGGGAGCCATCGATATGGCCGAGGTGGAGTTGGAGATGGGGCACAGCGACGTCGCCAAGGCGCTGGCCCAGCAGATCATCGACAGCCAACGCGCTGAGATGACACAGATGCAGGAGCTGCTCCAGGCCTGATCGAGCCGTCAAGACCTGGGCACCAGTCACCTACAGAAGAACAGCAGGGCACTAATCAGCCTGGACCGAAGCGGATCGGAGCCGTCACGACCCGGGCACCGATCACCTCAAGGACAGCGGGGCGCCAGTCACCCAGGGCCGCAGCGGGCCGGAGACATCGAGCCGTCACGACCCGGGCACCGATCACCTACGCGAGGACAACAGGGCGCCAGTCAGCCTGAGCCGAGGCTAGCCGGAGACATCGAGCCGCCTAGACCGGGCACCATTCACCCACGGAAGAACAGCGGAGCACCAATAAGCCAGGGCCGCAGCGGACCGGAGACATCGAGCCGCCAAGACCCAGGCACCAATCACCCACGCAAGAACAGCAGAGTGCCGGTCAGCCTGAGCAGCGGGTCGGAGACGGCGAACTCAGCCCAGGCCCCGGCCGCTCGAAGCCACCGGTCGCCGAGGCGCCGACCAAGGCCGTCGCGCCCGCCGGGCACACCACTTTCTCGCAGCCCACCACGGCGGCGCGCGGTCGGGGCGAGCCCAGTAGCGCCGTGCGCAGTGCCTGTCGCCACGGACCCGAAGGCCGCGGCCAGCGGTGTGCTCGCGTTGCGGCCACCATCGGCAAGAACGTATGGACCCAGCACCAACGGCCGCCGCGCGATCGAGTTCCTGTTTCTGCCGCGGCAACGACCTATGGCACCGCCCGACGCGCGCGCCCGAAACCGGTCACTCCGCGAGGTTTGAACACCGCCAACACCGTCGCCGCGAGCAGCACCATCAACGCCAGAGCCGAATGTAAGACGTGGGTCGAATCCCGCAGGACAGCCACGTCCGACACCGTCGGCGCGAGGTCGGCGAAGTGGCCGATCGACCTGGTGTAAAGCAAAAGCAAGGTGGTCGCGACTAAGTTCAGCACCAGTTTGAACAACACCCAGTAGTGCCGCACCAACCCCCAAGGCCCGCCCAACGCCGAGATCACCCCCGTGAGCAGTGACCCGAGGCTCAACGGCACCACCGCCGCCCACATCACCTGCTCCATCAGCGGATACGCCCCGCGCACCAGGGCGACATCCGTGCTCCGAAGAGCCGCGATGGCGAGCACCAGGTATGCCGCGACCGCCCCCAGCCACCCGACCGAGGCCACGACGTGCAGGGTGAGCGCGGCCTTCCGCGTCCGCGGGCCCATCGTCATGCGAGCACCGCCACGGCGGAGAGGTGCCTGCCTGGTCCGTGGTCGCCGCCGAGGACGCCCGTCGCCATGAGGATCACCAGCAGGGCGATGAGGGCGGCCACCGCGATGAGCGAGACCTTCACCCAGCGCGGGACGCCAGGTGGGTGGTCTTCCGGGTCGTGCGCCATGGGTCCAGTTTTGCGAGACACTGTGTCGCTGTCAAGTCATCTTGTATCGCCATCGGCGAAACGTATGCTGGGCCCGTGCCCAAACTGTGGAGCGAGACGATCGAGGAGCACCGTCGCTCGGTGCGCGACGCGACGCTGGACACCACGGCCGCGCTGGTGGCCCGGCACGGCTTGGCGGGCGTGACGATGTCGCAGGTCGCCAAGGAGACCGGGATCGGCCGGGCCACGCTGTACAAGTACTTCCCGAGCGTCGAGTCGATCCTGCTCGCCTGGCACGAACGGCAGGTCACCGACCACCTGGCGCACCTGGCGGTCATCCGCGACCGGGCGGGCGAGGACCCGGGCAAACGGCTCGCCGCGGTCCTCGAGGCCTACGCCGTGATCAACCACCACCGGTCGCTGCACGGCAGGCAGCCCCACGGCGCCGAATTCGCGGAGTTCCTGCACGCGGGCTCGCGGGTCGCGAGCGGCCACGCCCGGCTGCGGACCATGATCGCCGACCTGCTGCGCGCCGCCGCGGACAGCGGGGACGTGCGCGCCGACGTCTCCCCGGACGAACTGGCGTCGTTCTGCCTGCACGCTCTCAACGCCGCGACCGAGGCCCCGGCCAAGGCGGCGGCCCGCAGGCTGGTCACGGTCACGCTCGACGCGCTGCGACCACGCTGACCCCTATTCTCGGTATAGCGGCGATTGATACCCATGTCGCTATAGGGGGCGACCCCGACCTCTCCACCAGGATGGTCTTGACTCGGCGCGCGGCGCCGACTCCTCGACCTGCTTGGGAGACGATGTGATCAGCAAGGTGTTGGCCGGGGCCGTCGTGATCGCGGCGCTGGTGGCGGGCGCGCCACTGGCGGCCGCCGAGGACCGGCGCGACTGCTACGACCCGACCGTCCCGCTGACCGTCGAGGAGAACCGGCTGAGCCGGCCGATCCCCCAGGACATCTTGCGCCGCAGCGGTTTCGACCGGTACGCGACCACCTTCAGCGCCGCGCTGTGCGCGGTTGCGGGCGGGCCGTCGGCGGACGCGCTGGTGTCGGCGACCGGCAAGACGCTGTGGACCGCGGCCGTGGCCCGCGCGCAGTCCCCCGTGCCGACCGACGGTCTCTCCGTCACCGACGACCGCCCGCTCTACTGGGCGCGGCTGCGGTTCACCAGCCTGCTGCGCCAGTGGACGCCGGCGCGCGGACTGGACGCGCGGGAACGCGAAGCGCTGATCCTGACGTTCGACCGCGCCTCCCGCGGGCAGGACTCCCTGCGGCTGCCGACCGGCGGCGGGATGCGGCGGATCGTGGTCAGCGGGTTCGACCCGTTCATCCTCGACGCCGACATCCGGCGCAGCAACCCCTCCGGTGCCGCCGCGCTGGCGCTGGACGGCGCGATCGTGCGCACGCCGAACGGGCCCGCCCGGATCGAGACGGCGATCTTCCCGGTGCTGTGGCGGCCGTTCGAGCAGGGCACGGTGGAGGACACGTTCCTGCCGCACCTGCGGGAAGGCCGGGCCCGGGCGGACATGTTCGTGACCGTGAGCCAGGGCAGGCCGGGCCGGTTCGACGTCGAGGGCTACAACGGCCGCTGGCGGGGCGGGTTCCCCGACAACGACAACATCTCCTACACCGGCGTCGCCCCGATCCCCGCGCACGTGCCGACCGTGACGCCCGCGCCCGAGTTCGTGCGCAGCACGCTGCCCGCCGCCGAGATGGCCGCGGCGCCGTCCGGGCGGTTCCCGGTGCACATCAACCCGAGCGTGACCGA is drawn from Actinokineospora alba and contains these coding sequences:
- a CDS encoding DUF305 domain-containing protein, translating into MSRIGMAFAAIALAALVSGCGDTPHEPTGPHSAPSDARSTHNEQDLTFATDMIAHHTQAIDMAKLVPSRSTDPKMLKLAGSVEQAQTPEIEKMREWLSEWGAPTAGHGEAHPSMPGMMTSEELDALRALTGADFDRRWLEMMIRHHQGAIDMAEVELEMGHSDVAKALAQQIIDSQRAEMTQMQELLQA
- a CDS encoding DUF2269 domain-containing protein, which codes for MTMGPRTRKAALTLHVVASVGWLGAVAAYLVLAIAALRSTDVALVRGAYPLMEQVMWAAVVPLSLGSLLTGVISALGGPWGLVRHYWVLFKLVLNLVATTLLLLYTRSIGHFADLAPTVSDVAVLRDSTHVLHSALALMVLLAATVLAVFKPRGVTGFGRARRAVP
- a CDS encoding TetR/AcrR family transcriptional regulator; this encodes MPKLWSETIEEHRRSVRDATLDTTAALVARHGLAGVTMSQVAKETGIGRATLYKYFPSVESILLAWHERQVTDHLAHLAVIRDRAGEDPGKRLAAVLEAYAVINHHRSLHGRQPHGAEFAEFLHAGSRVASGHARLRTMIADLLRAAADSGDVRADVSPDELASFCLHALNAATEAPAKAAARRLVTVTLDALRPR
- a CDS encoding pyroglutamyl peptidase produces the protein MISKVLAGAVVIAALVAGAPLAAAEDRRDCYDPTVPLTVEENRLSRPIPQDILRRSGFDRYATTFSAALCAVAGGPSADALVSATGKTLWTAAVARAQSPVPTDGLSVTDDRPLYWARLRFTSLLRQWTPARGLDAREREALILTFDRASRGQDSLRLPTGGGMRRIVVSGFDPFILDADIRRSNPSGAAALALDGAIVRTPNGPARIETAIFPVLWRPFEQGTVEDTFLPHLREGRARADMFVTVSQGRPGRFDVEGYNGRWRGGFPDNDNISYTGVAPIPAHVPTVTPAPEFVRSTLPAAEMAAAPSGRFPVHINPSVTEIPAGATAPVFQPNGPTPGSVARAGSGGNYLSNEIAYRTTLLRDALGAPMPGGHLHTPVLVFGPGNTTEISDPVFEQNRLDIIDQTRALVTAAAATLS